From a region of the Magnetococcales bacterium genome:
- the rodA gene encoding rod shape-determining protein RodA, which produces FLQLGERLRRFPPGLILLPLLLAALGGIVLYSAVGGVVHTGFLVRQGARFLLSFLVFLGLGLAEEKLFRRWAWILFGVSFILVVLVPVFGILGMGARRWLDLGFMRLQPSELMKITLILGLARYFHDRAISKGLGFQDTWVPMLMILLPMLLIARQPDLGTAVLLGALGGTILFVAGLPWKAVLFGLAGIAASVPLAWNWLHDYQKQRIMTLFFPEKDPLGSGYHIIQSKIAVGSGGVLGKGFMAGSQSYLEFLPERHTDFIFSVLAEEWGFAGSVTLLGLYSLLVVQGLVIAAGAKDRFGMLVAAGVTALFSVQVIINIGMVTGMLPVVGIPLPLISYGGSSLVTVMMGLGMLAHVAVNSRKRGSM; this is translated from the coding sequence ACTTTCTGCAACTGGGGGAGCGCCTGCGACGCTTTCCGCCGGGGCTTATCCTGCTGCCGCTGCTTCTGGCGGCCCTGGGAGGCATCGTCCTCTATTCCGCGGTGGGGGGAGTGGTCCATACGGGCTTTCTGGTGCGGCAGGGGGCACGGTTTCTGTTGTCGTTCCTGGTTTTTCTGGGGTTGGGCCTGGCCGAGGAAAAACTCTTTCGGCGCTGGGCCTGGATCCTCTTCGGCGTCAGTTTCATCCTGGTGGTGCTGGTGCCGGTATTCGGCATTCTGGGCATGGGGGCCCGACGTTGGCTCGATCTGGGTTTCATGCGGCTGCAGCCCTCGGAACTGATGAAAATCACTCTGATTCTCGGTTTGGCCCGCTATTTTCACGATCGGGCCATTTCCAAAGGGCTGGGGTTTCAGGACACCTGGGTGCCCATGCTGATGATCCTGTTGCCCATGCTGCTCATCGCCCGCCAGCCCGATCTGGGCACGGCGGTGCTGCTTGGCGCCTTGGGAGGCACCATTCTGTTCGTGGCGGGGTTGCCCTGGAAGGCGGTGCTTTTCGGCCTGGCGGGGATCGCCGCCTCGGTGCCCCTGGCCTGGAACTGGTTGCACGACTACCAGAAACAGCGCATCATGACCCTTTTTTTCCCGGAAAAAGACCCGCTGGGTTCAGGCTATCATATCATCCAATCCAAAATCGCCGTGGGTTCCGGGGGAGTGCTGGGCAAAGGATTCATGGCGGGCAGCCAGAGTTATCTGGAATTTCTTCCGGAACGTCATACCGACTTCATCTTCTCGGTACTGGCGGAGGAGTGGGGCTTTGCCGGTTCCGTGACCCTGCTGGGTTTGTACAGTCTGCTGGTGGTGCAGGGGCTGGTGATCGCCGCAGGGGCCAAGGACCGTTTCGGCATGCTGGTGGCCGCCGGGGTGACGGCCCTCTTTTCGGTGCAGGTGATCATCAATATCGGCATGGTCACCGGAATGCTGCCGGTGGTGGGCATTCCCCTGCCGCTGATCAGCTATGGGGGCTCCTCGCTGGTGACGGTCATGATGGGACTGGGTATGTTGGCCCATGTCGCGGTGAACTCCCGCAAGCGGGGCAGTATGTAA
- a CDS encoding methyltransferase domain-containing protein: MDVDLEVRQRYGQGARERVEELCCPVSYDASLLQKLPAEIVERDYGCGDPSRYVRSGETVLDLGSGGGKICYMAAQLVGSGGRVIGVDLNDEMLALARRYQAQMAGVLGEDRVSFRKGRIEDLALDLEEVSRYLAQHPVSGLQEMEAYGRWETEQRRTSPLIADNSVDLVISNCVLNLVEDASKARLVGEIFRVLKPGGRAAISDIVADREIPLRLKENAELWTGCLSGAFEEAAFLQAFRDAGFIAVMMDKWDPNPWRVVEGITFRSATLLAWKPQEERVVLRDHGVIYRGPMALVEDERGGRFPAGKRVAVSRDQYLRLTSGPYTDHFIGIPPDGEVAVSAPVSGGGCC; encoded by the coding sequence ATGGATGTCGATTTGGAAGTGCGGCAGCGGTACGGGCAGGGGGCTCGGGAACGGGTCGAGGAACTGTGCTGTCCCGTGAGCTACGATGCCTCGCTGTTGCAAAAGCTGCCCGCCGAAATCGTTGAGCGGGATTACGGTTGCGGCGATCCCTCCCGCTATGTGCGTTCGGGGGAGACGGTGCTGGATCTGGGCTCCGGCGGTGGTAAAATCTGCTATATGGCGGCCCAGCTCGTGGGCAGCGGGGGGCGTGTCATCGGCGTCGATCTCAACGACGAGATGCTGGCTCTGGCCCGCCGTTATCAGGCGCAAATGGCCGGGGTGTTGGGCGAGGATCGGGTCTCCTTCCGCAAGGGGCGCATCGAGGATCTGGCTCTCGACCTGGAGGAGGTGAGCCGCTATCTGGCGCAGCATCCGGTTTCGGGTCTGCAGGAGATGGAGGCCTATGGCCGCTGGGAAACCGAGCAACGCCGGACCTCCCCCCTGATAGCCGACAACAGCGTCGATCTGGTGATCTCCAACTGTGTGTTGAACCTGGTGGAAGACGCCAGCAAAGCCCGCCTGGTGGGGGAGATTTTCCGGGTGCTCAAGCCCGGTGGACGGGCGGCCATTTCGGATATCGTCGCCGACCGGGAGATTCCGCTGCGCCTGAAGGAGAATGCCGAACTGTGGACCGGCTGTCTGTCGGGGGCCTTCGAGGAGGCGGCCTTTCTGCAGGCCTTCCGCGATGCGGGCTTCATCGCGGTGATGATGGACAAGTGGGATCCCAATCCCTGGCGGGTGGTGGAGGGCATCACCTTCCGGTCGGCCACGCTGCTGGCCTGGAAACCCCAGGAGGAGCGGGTGGTGTTGCGGGATCACGGGGTGATCTACCGGGGGCCCATGGCCCTGGTGGAGGATGAACGGGGGGGGCGTTTTCCGGCGGGGAAGCGGGTTGCGGTCTCCCGGGATCAGTATCTGCGTTTGACCTCCGGTCCCTATACCGACCATTTTATCGGGATTCCTCCGGATGGGGAGGTGGCGGTTTCCGCGCCGGTGTCCGGTGGTGGCTGCTGCTAG
- a CDS encoding UDP-3-O-(3-hydroxymyristoyl)glucosamine N-acyltransferase: MKLSEVASRLGLPWKGEDCEIRGVSPLENCAAGDLTFALDRKRMLGPCDASAMVVPKDLLEAAPLPALGSETPALDAARVGQFLGMRELTVTGIHPRATVDPSARLAEGVAVGANAVIGARVVIGEGSVIHAGAVIHDDCLVGARCVIHSNVVIGGEGFGYEFAGGVHHKIPHFGIVRLEDDVEIGSGTTIDRARFGETVIGQGSKLDNLIQIGHNFRLGRHVVIVAQAGLAGSVRVEDYAVIGGQVGVVPHAVIGRGARIASTSGVAGDVPAGATWSGWWGKEHRVNLAELAALRKLPEVMKRLRHLLQEG, encoded by the coding sequence GTGAAATTGAGCGAAGTGGCAAGCCGGCTGGGTCTGCCCTGGAAGGGGGAGGATTGCGAGATCCGGGGGGTTTCTCCCCTGGAAAATTGTGCGGCGGGGGATCTGACCTTCGCTCTGGACCGCAAACGCATGCTGGGGCCGTGTGACGCCTCGGCCATGGTGGTGCCGAAGGATCTCCTGGAGGCGGCGCCTTTGCCGGCCCTGGGCAGCGAGACGCCGGCCCTGGATGCGGCCCGAGTCGGTCAGTTCCTCGGCATGCGGGAATTGACGGTGACGGGCATTCACCCACGGGCGACGGTGGATCCCTCCGCCCGATTGGCGGAAGGGGTTGCGGTCGGAGCCAACGCGGTGATCGGGGCGCGGGTGGTGATCGGCGAGGGGAGCGTCATCCATGCCGGAGCCGTGATCCACGATGACTGCCTGGTCGGCGCACGCTGCGTGATCCACAGCAACGTGGTCATCGGCGGGGAAGGCTTCGGCTACGAATTCGCCGGCGGAGTGCATCACAAGATTCCCCATTTCGGCATCGTGCGGCTGGAAGACGATGTGGAGATCGGTTCCGGCACCACCATCGACCGGGCGCGTTTCGGGGAAACGGTCATCGGACAGGGCAGCAAACTGGACAATTTGATCCAAATCGGTCACAACTTCCGTCTCGGGCGACATGTCGTCATCGTGGCCCAGGCGGGTCTGGCGGGGTCGGTGCGGGTGGAGGACTACGCCGTGATCGGCGGACAGGTCGGCGTGGTGCCCCATGCGGTCATCGGGAGGGGGGCGCGCATCGCCTCCACCTCGGGAGTTGCGGGGGATGTGCCGGCGGGCGCTACCTGGAGCGGCTGGTGGGGCAAGGAACACCGGGTCAATCTGGCGGAGTTGGCGGCCTTGCGCAAGTTGCCCGAGGTGATGAAACGTCTCCGCCACTTGTTGCAAGAGGGTTGA